From Haemophilus parainfluenzae:
CGCGATCCTGCAAGCTTGGCGATTTGTACCTTATTAGATAAACCTTCTCGCCGAGAAGTAGAAGTACCGGTTGAATGGGTTGGTTTTTCTATTCCGGATGAATTTGTTGTCGGCTATGGTATTGATTACGCTCAACGTTATCGTAATCTAGGCTATATTGGCAAAGTGGTTATAGACGAATAATTTATTTTTGGGCTGACGTAGATTAGCAAGTGTGCTAGTCTATAAAAATGAAGATAACTCATTGTAAATTAAAGAAGTCTATATGAAATAAGCTCCTTGAATTTTTTGTATTAGAAGTTACAGCCCGAGCAGGACTGATTTACTCCGTATCCAAGCCAATTCAGCGATTTTTTTACAGAAAAATTCGTGAAGTCATTAGCTATCATTTAGCCTTTGAAGCCGATGAGGTTTTTGATGGTCAAATTGAGCTTGATGAAAGCTATTTTGGCGGTCCTCGTAAAGGAAAACGAGGTCGAGGCGCAGCAGGAAAAGTTGCTGTATTCGGTTTGTTAAAGCAACAAGGAAAAGTATTTACGGTAGTGGTAGAAAATACCAGAACAGAGACATTAATGCCTGTTATTGCGAGGAAAATCAAGACTAACAGCTGGGTTCATACCGATACTTATCGAAGCTATGATGCTCTTGATGTGAGCAAATTTTACCACTAACAGTCAATCATTCCGAACTATTTGCGGTGAAACAAAACCACATAAATGGAATAGAAAATTTCTGGAGTCAGGCGAAGAGAATACTCCGAAAATATAATGGCATCGACCGAAAAAACTTTCCTTTATTCTTGAAGGAATGTGAATTTTGGTTTAACTTTGGAGCACCCAAAGAACAACTTAAAACATTGCGAAAATAGTGTGGTATTTAGGGCTAATCTACGTCGGCCCCAAACATAAACTAAACGAGTTATATTGTACTTGATTTTACTTAGGGTTAAAAGAAAAGTGCGGTTAATTTGATTATTACATCTTCATCAATTTAAAAACACGTTCAATTTTCACCGCACTTAATTCGCGGTATTTGCCGTTTTCAATGTCATCTATGGTTAAACCTGCTGTGGCATAACGCACTAAACTAAACGTAAAGTCGGAAAACCAATATGTGCGGTCATCCGGCGCACTTGGCGATTTTTGCCTTCACTGATTTTGATTTCTAATCAACTTGTTGGGATTTGCTTACGTTCGCGAATAGGGGGATTTCGTTCCCATAAAGTTGGTTCGGAAATTAACCGCACTTTAGTAGGTTGCGTTAAGCCATCTTTCAGTTCTACGCCGTGACGTAAAAAATCTAAGTCTCGCTCGGTGGGAACGCCTTCTACTTGTACCCAATAGGTTTTCTAGGTTTTAAATTTGGGATCCGCTAAACGGTGTTGTAATGTACCGTTGTTGGTTAAAATCAATAATCCTTCGCTGTCGCGATCAAGACGACCGGATGCATAGATATTAGGAATAAAATCTTTGAGAGTGGCACGTCCATTTTCATCGGTGAATTGAGTTAACACATCAAAGGGTTTGTTGAACAAAATAATTTTGGTTTCCGCTAAAGAAAGGGGCATAGAACGAGCTTTTGTCAGTGTTTTTTTATGTTGGCGATAAAATGTTGGCGTTTTCATAATAAGCTGAATAAGAAATTTAAACGCCAATATAGCAATTATTCGCTGAGTCTGGCAACTGAACTGCGCGAGATAACTTGGGGTTTAAGAATTAAAGTGCGGTTCGTTTTTTCAGGGTTTTTGATACGTTCCAATAAGGTTTCCACTGCTAATTTGCCCAATTCTATTTTAGGCTGGTGTACGGTAGTTAACGGCGGGGCAAGGTATTGAGCAAGATCGATATTATCATAGCCAATAATGGACATATCTTTTGGAACACTTAATTGATGTTTCCAAAGAGTTTGATATGCCCCCACGGCAATAGTATCACTACAAGCAAATACAGCGGTCGGGCGTTCTTTTTGTTGCAACAGTTTCTCCATACCTACGATACCGCCCTCAAAATCAAAATGGCTTTCCACAATCCAATTGTGATTTAAGGGAACTTGCGCTTCAGATAAGGCTTTTTTGTAACCATTTAGACGATTTAAAGCGAGCGGTTTCTGTAAGTTCCCTGTGATAATACCGATTTTTCGGTGTCCCTGTTCAAGCAAATATTGGGTGGCAAGATAACCGCCCAGCTCAGAATCTTCTAAGATTTTGTCCGCACTTAATGCCGTTGGCCACCAATCCATTACCACCGCAGGAATACTGAGCTCAAGAGAAAGCTGTTCCGCCAAATGAGTTTCTGTACTCATCAGCAACAAACCGTCCACCTGTTTTTGGATTAACATCTGCAAACTGCTTTGCAAACGTTGACTGTCGCCATTGGTATTCGTCAAAATGAGATTGTAATCATTTTTGGCACAATAGCCTTCCACCGCCGCCACCACTTCAGCAAAAAATGGGTTATTGCTGGCAGTGACTAACATACCGATAGTTTGTGTTTTTTTAAGCTTAAAACTACGCGCTAAAGCAGAAGGTTGGTAATTCAATTCACGCACGACTGCCATAATTTTTTCACGCATTTCATCACTCACAAAGCGTGTCCCATTAATCACGTGGGATACGGTTGATGTGGAAACTTGCGTGATACGCGCGATGTCTTTCATTGTCGCCATGGCTTGAAAAATCTAATTTTGCTGAGTGAATAAAAAATCTAAGGTTTCCTGTCTTGACGGGATGGACGGTTGCGCCCCTTTGCGCGTCACGCTAATTGCAGCAGCAGCATGGGCAAATTTAATGGCATCGAACGTGTTTTTTCCGTCTAAAAGTGCGGTTAAAAATGCGCCGTTAAAAGTATCCCCTGCCGCCGTGGTGTCCTCTGCATTAACACGAAAACCTGACACTATTTCGCCTTTTCCGTTTTCGCTCACATACACGCCTTTTGAGCCTAAGGTAATCAGCACCATCGCAATGCCTTTTTGGTGAAAAATCTGTGCCGCGTTGACCGCACTTTGCTCATCAGTTACGGTAATACCCGTTAAAATTTCCGTTTCTGTTTCATTCGGGGTAATAATATCAATTTGGCTTAATAATTCATCCGGTAAGCTACGCGCTGGTGCAGGATTTAACACGACTTTTGTACCATGGGCTTTTGCTAATTGTGCCGCCTTAAGAATGGCTGGCGACGGCGTTTCAAGTTGCATTAACAAGGCATCCGCTTGAGTGATTTCATCAGCAAACTGCGCCACTTGCGCTTCATCCAAACACGCATTGGCACCCGCTGAAATCACAATGCTATTTTCACCACTGGCTGCCACTTGGATCATCGCAATCCCTGTGGTTTGCCCTTGTTTTTCCAAAATAGGCGCAACATTAATGCCATCATCCGCAAAGGCTTGTTTCATTGTGCGACCAATACCGTCTTCCCCAATGCATCCAATAAAGCTAATGGATGTTGTCGATTTATCACACAACCGCGCTGCCGCTACCGCTTGATTTGCCCCCTTACCACCATAAGCAATATGATAATCAGAGCCAGTTAGGGTCTCCCCCGGTTTAGCAAAGTGCGGGACAGAAATCACATGATCTGCATTAATACTGCCTAGAATTGTGAGTTTTTTCATAATATAGCCTTGGTAAAATAGGGCGTAAATATACGCCCTTTGAGTTAAATCATTATTCCGTTACGACTTTTAATGCCACTGGAATTTTCGCTTCAACTTTTTCGCCTTTTAGGATTTTATCCGCAGTTTCTACCCCAAGGCTACCGATTAATTCAGGTTGTTGTGCCACAGTTGCTGCAAGTTTGCCACTTTTCACCGCTTTTACGCCATCATCGGTACCATCAAAACCGACGACAAGGACTTTTTTATTTGCTGCTCCAATCGCACGTAATGCCCCTAACGCCATTTCATCATTTTGTGCAAAGATAGCTTGAACATCGCCTTTGCTTGCCAACAGATTTTCTGTCACATTCAAACCTTTAGTTCGGTCAAAATCTGCAGGTTGGCTGGCAAGTACAGCAAATTTATGTTCATCAACCGCTTGTTTAAAACCTTCACCACGTTCACGTGCAGCTGATGTACCGGCTAAACCTTCTAGTTGGATAACTTTCGCGCCATTTCCTAATTTTTGCGCAATAAAATCACCAGCCATTTTACCGCCAGCCACGTTATCTGACGCAATATGGCTGACTACATCGCCTTTTGCCGCACCACGGTCTAAGGTAATAACAGGGATTTTGTTTCGATTAGCAATCGCCACCGCATTGCCTACCGCTGCGCTATCTGTCGGATTGATTAATAATACTTTTGCACCACGAACCGTTAAATCTTCCACATTTGAAAGTTCTTTCGCAGGGTCGTTTTGGCTATCTAATACCACTAATTTATAGCCTAATTCATCCGCTTTTTTCTGTGCGCCATCTTTTAACGAAACAAAGAACGGATTATCAAGGGTAGATACCGTTAATGCAATGGTATCTTGTGCGAGAGCAGTACTGCTTAAGGTGAAAGATAATGCTAACGCTGATGCGATTGTTGTTAATTTTTTCATAGGAATCTCCTGTGATTGTTATGCTTTTTTACTACCAAGGTAATTGTCTGCGAGTACTGCCACTAAAATCACTAACGCTTTGGCAATCATTTGGTAATAAGATGAAATATCTAATAAATTTAATGCGTTATTTAGGAAACCAATAATTAAAGCACCGATAAGTGTTCCCATAACGCGCCCTTTACCGCCCATTAAACTTGTCCCGCCGACAACGACTGCTGCAATGGCATCTAATTCATAAGAAACGCCAGCCGTGGGTTGGGCTGATGATAAACGTGAAGTCACGATCAAACCCGCTAATGCAGACAAGAAACCACTGACAGCAAAGACAAAAATTTTGATTTTATTGACATTAATCCCTGAAAGTTGAGTGGCGGCTTCATTGCCCCCTAAGGCGTAAATATAACGTCCAATTCGAGTGTGTTTTAAAATGTACCACGCCACCGCAAAAACAATTGCCATTAACCAAATTGGCACAGGAATCCCCAACAAATAGCCTGTTCCTAAGAATGCAAACTGATCGGCGGCATCAGAAAAGCCCGTACTAATTGGACGACCATCGGTATAAACCATGGTCACACCACGTAATAATGTCATCGTCACTAAGGTTGCGATAAAAGCTTGAACTTTCCCTTTTGCCACAATGGCACCACTAATACCACCAAGCAATGTACCTAATACTAAAACAGCGGGAATCACCAATAAAATCGGATATTCACTGCCCACCAGTGATGCGGCAATCGCGCCGGTTAATGCCAATACAGAGCCGACAGATAAATCGATCCCTGCAATTAAAATCACGAATGTCATTCCCACCGCAATAATTGCGTTCACCGACGTTTGACGAAGAATATTGAGAATATTATCAATCGAGAAAAAATCAGGGTTGATAAATGAAACAATGGCAATCAGAACTAATAACGCCACAATAGAACGTTGTTCGAGTAAGAATTTGCCTAATTTGAACGTATTTTGCGTACTCATAAAAACTCCGTCAGTTTAAACCGCACTTTTACCAATTGCAGCGGCAAGTAATTTTTCTTGTGTCGCGTCTTCGCGAGAAAATTCACCACTAATTCGTCCTTCTCGCATCACTAATATGCGATCTGACATTCCCAACACTTCAGGCATTTCTGATGACACAATGATGATACTCAAGCCATCTTGTTTAAATTTATTAATGAGTTGGTAAATTTCTTTTTTCGCCCCAACATCAACACCACGTGTTGGTTCATCTAAAATTAAAACATTAGGACGGGTCATCAACCCTTTTGCAATCGCCACTTTCTGTTGGTTTCCCCCTGAAAGTAAACCAATTTGCTGATCACGACTTGGGGTTTTGATATTAAACATTAAGATAAAATCATCTACCGCAAGTTGCTCCGAATCGTGGCGGATACGACCAACTTTTGAAAAATGATCTAAGGCAGTCAGTGACATATTTTCTTTTACCGACATCCCTAAAATTAAACCATCACCTTTACGATCTTCTGAAATATAAACAATGCCATTATTCAAGCCGTCTTGCGGACAATCATTTGAAATCGTTTTCCCATTTAACCGCACTTCACCGTTTTCTTTAGGTAAGGCACCATAAAGCACTTTCATTAATTCTGTGCGCCCTGCGCCCATTAAGCCTGAAATCCCTAGAATTTCACCCGCACGCAATGTAAAGCTCACGTTGTGCACACCACTACCAGAGAGTTGGTTAACTTCTAAACGGACTTCGCCTTCAGGAACATCAACATGGGGATATTGCTCATCAAGACGACGCCCAACCATCATTTCAATCAAACGGTCTTCAGTTAACTCCGCAACAGCCACTTCACCGATAAATTGACCATCACGTAAAACCGTCACATCATCACAGATTTCAAAAATCTCTTTAATACGATGCGAAATATAAACAATGCCTCGTTTTTCCGCTTTTAACTCACGAATAACATTAAATAGTGCTTCTGTTTCCGTATCTGTTAAGGCATCCGTTGGTTCATCCATAATGATGACTTTGCTTTCAAAACTTAAGGCTTTCGCAATTTCCACCATTTGTTGCTCACCAATGGACAATTCTGAACAAAGTTGATGGCTACTATGGGGGACATTTAGACGTGCTAATAGCTTATCCGCTTCTGCGTGCATTTTTTTCCAATCGATAGATCCAAAAGGCGTAGTAAATTCACGACCTAAGAAGATATTTTCAGCAATGGTTAAATTACCCACCAAATTTAATTCTTGGTGAATAATGCTGATGCCCGCTTCTTGCGAGTTTTTAGGACCTTTGAACATGACTTGTTGACCAAGATATTCAATTGTTCCTGCATCTTTACTATAAATCCCTGTCAGCACTTTCATTAATGTTGACTTACCCGCGCCATTTTCACCCATTAATGCCATAGCACGCCCAGCATAAACAGATAAACAAGCATTACTTAATGCCTTCACACCAGGGAAAGATTTATCGATACCACTAATTTTTAAGAGTGTTTCTCGTTCCATAACATCGTCCTAAAATGG
This genomic window contains:
- the rbsK gene encoding ribokinase gives rise to the protein MKKLTILGSINADHVISVPHFAKPGETLTGSDYHIAYGGKGANQAVAAARLCDKSTTSISFIGCIGEDGIGRTMKQAFADDGINVAPILEKQGQTTGIAMIQVAASGENSIVISAGANACLDEAQVAQFADEITQADALLMQLETPSPAILKAAQLAKAHGTKVVLNPAPARSLPDELLSQIDIITPNETETEILTGITVTDEQSAVNAAQIFHQKGIAMVLITLGSKGVYVSENGKGEIVSGFRVNAEDTTAAGDTFNGAFLTALLDGKNTFDAIKFAHAAAAISVTRKGAQPSIPSRQETLDFLFTQQN
- the rbsA gene encoding ribose ABC transporter ATP-binding protein RbsA; amino-acid sequence: MERETLLKISGIDKSFPGVKALSNACLSVYAGRAMALMGENGAGKSTLMKVLTGIYSKDAGTIEYLGQQVMFKGPKNSQEAGISIIHQELNLVGNLTIAENIFLGREFTTPFGSIDWKKMHAEADKLLARLNVPHSSHQLCSELSIGEQQMVEIAKALSFESKVIIMDEPTDALTDTETEALFNVIRELKAEKRGIVYISHRIKEIFEICDDVTVLRDGQFIGEVAVAELTEDRLIEMMVGRRLDEQYPHVDVPEGEVRLEVNQLSGSGVHNVSFTLRAGEILGISGLMGAGRTELMKVLYGALPKENGEVRLNGKTISNDCPQDGLNNGIVYISEDRKGDGLILGMSVKENMSLTALDHFSKVGRIRHDSEQLAVDDFILMFNIKTPSRDQQIGLLSGGNQQKVAIAKGLMTRPNVLILDEPTRGVDVGAKKEIYQLINKFKQDGLSIIIVSSEMPEVLGMSDRILVMREGRISGEFSREDATQEKLLAAAIGKSAV
- the rbsC gene encoding ribose ABC transporter permease is translated as MSTQNTFKLGKFLLEQRSIVALLVLIAIVSFINPDFFSIDNILNILRQTSVNAIIAVGMTFVILIAGIDLSVGSVLALTGAIAASLVGSEYPILLVIPAVLVLGTLLGGISGAIVAKGKVQAFIATLVTMTLLRGVTMVYTDGRPISTGFSDAADQFAFLGTGYLLGIPVPIWLMAIVFAVAWYILKHTRIGRYIYALGGNEAATQLSGINVNKIKIFVFAVSGFLSALAGLIVTSRLSSAQPTAGVSYELDAIAAVVVGGTSLMGGKGRVMGTLIGALIIGFLNNALNLLDISSYYQMIAKALVILVAVLADNYLGSKKA
- the rbsB gene encoding ribose ABC transporter substrate-binding protein RbsB is translated as MKKLTTIASALALSFTLSSTALAQDTIALTVSTLDNPFFVSLKDGAQKKADELGYKLVVLDSQNDPAKELSNVEDLTVRGAKVLLINPTDSAAVGNAVAIANRNKIPVITLDRGAAKGDVVSHIASDNVAGGKMAGDFIAQKLGNGAKVIQLEGLAGTSAARERGEGFKQAVDEHKFAVLASQPADFDRTKGLNVTENLLASKGDVQAIFAQNDEMALGALRAIGAANKKVLVVGFDGTDDGVKAVKSGKLAATVAQQPELIGSLGVETADKILKGEKVEAKIPVALKVVTE
- a CDS encoding substrate-binding domain-containing protein → MATMKDIARITQVSTSTVSHVINGTRFVSDEMREKIMAVVRELNYQPSALARSFKLKKTQTIGMLVTASNNPFFAEVVAAVEGYCAKNDYNLILTNTNGDSQRLQSSLQMLIQKQVDGLLLMSTETHLAEQLSLELSIPAVVMDWWPTALSADKILEDSELGGYLATQYLLEQGHRKIGIITGNLQKPLALNRLNGYKKALSEAQVPLNHNWIVESHFDFEGGIVGMEKLLQQKERPTAVFACSDTIAVGAYQTLWKHQLSVPKDMSIIGYDNIDLAQYLAPPLTTVHQPKIELGKLAVETLLERIKNPEKTNRTLILKPQVISRSSVARLSE